The nucleotide sequence GGGCGTGCAGAACACAAAGCTAATACTGAACTGGGAGCGGGAGCGCGCGGTCCAGACGTCACTCGAGTACCAAGCTGCAATCAACGCCTTTAGCCTAAAGTGCAACGACATCCCAGAGGCAGCGCGTGCATTTGCTGAGAAACGGGTACCCATGTTCACTGATTACATGGAAAACCTCACAGGAGGCTTCCCGCAGTCAAAGCAATCGTGACTGTAATGGTTCAGAGCAGTTTTCCTTGCGAGAGGGTttccgcgtgtgtgcgtgtgcccccATTTCTTCCCTCACACACGCTCAAGCGAACGTGAGGCTTTCTTCTGTACCTCCTttcccccactccctccaTGTAGCGCTCATTGTGCCTTTCATGTTTAtctttgtgtgtatgtgtgtgctgtaGCGGATTCTCACTTTGGTTGAATTCTAGTTTGTGTCTCTTGTGAATACGAGCGACTTGTTTGCTTACTTGTCTCCCCTACAATGCTACTATTTTATCATTACGTTTCGCATCGTGTGCATGTCACTTCTCTGTTATGTGAGCCCTTCTCATCACTTCTTTCGCTTCATCATTTTCGTTtcgtgcagcacagcagcggacGGAGTACTCCGTCTTATCTCCtgtgctccctctctcgctctctcacgACCTTCAACGTGCTTCCCGCACGAAGTGGCTGGCGGGAGTGCTGTTCTCTGATTTCTAGGAGATGTTGAGCTTATCCACAGCAGCAAAACAAGGAAAACGAGAATAACCGCTAGGACTGGATCCTTGCCCTGGCAAGTGATCGCGATGCaatggaggaaggggagagtaCGGAATTGAGCAAATGCTTTAATGTGTCTGCGTGCTTCCTCCCTTACTCTCCACCCAGACATGCTGAGCACAGAAGAAGCAGGCAAGCGCTGACCTGTATGATTGCTTACCCTGCCCACCACCCGTTTTCCCTCTAATCGCACCGCAGACTGGGACGAAGTGACTGCTGCCCCTTGACTAAACGCGCGTGAGCTGCTCTTTCCTTCAGCATGTTCGACCCTCGCCGTTTCTCGTTGTTGCGGCCTACTCTTTTCTCTCTAtgctttctctttccgcGATATCTGCGCTGTACACTTTTTTTCGTGTTACTGTCTTTTCCCGACCTTCATGACTCACATGCTCACCGTTACCCCCCACTCTCCACCCCCACGTGCCCTCACTCACACCAACTTGCGGGTCTGtattatatatatatatatatacttCATCTTTACACCAAACAAAACCCTATCGATCTCCAGCACCTCtagcacctctctctccccctctttctcttaagcaacagcaacaaaaaagaaataaagcaggaaaaaaagtcccccctcccccctcactgCTGTTGACAAGGTAACGAGAAGAAACAAACGCAAGCCTTCATCAGCCCCAAAGCAAGTATCACTAGTAACTTACTGGTCTTTATTGTTCTCTTTCGtgtacgcgtgtgcgtgtatcctccctccccccttcccccctaACCCTACACCCCTTCCTTCATTTATTGTACTCGCGactccgccccccccccccccccccccctacgcATTATTGTGGTACAAACGGtcccactttttttttcggcttTTGCTTATTTGTCGCGCCCAagccactctctctctcactcagCTAAAAGACTTTCCCAggtgcctctctgtctttgaccacctcccccttctgtgtTTGGTGTTTTCAGCGGTGTGTGTTCTTACTACTACTCTCCTCTCACGCATCAgcttgttgctgttgttgctgctgctgctgctgccttcccCCTGCCCTTCTTTCAACCAtctccctttttcccttAGCGTTTTACCgccttcctttttttttttgcttcccTACTGACTTGCTcggagaagaaacgaaagcaacagcagcaatctcatcttttttttttttcagcaTTTCAGTCGTTTATTTGCTTCTGAGTCGAGATTCTACCTTTACCTAgacctcctccagctgctcttctccctcccgcACACATCTagcttttcccttttcgtgtgtgtgtgtgtgtgtgtgtgtgtgtgtgtgtgtgtgacacagtttgtgtatgcgtgtttttttttttcacgtTATTGTTGTTTCCCTGAGTTACTTTTGACTGtgtacttttttttttcccgaCTGACTGCCACTCAAAAAATCAGCTGTTGGTGTTATTTTTCTGCTTCTTCGTTCCCTTCCAGTTTCACGCGTGCCTCTCTGGGTGTGCATGGGCAGCAACAGAAGCCAAACGGATTGCCTgcaagaggaaaaaaagggaaatCAAGGGAAATCATAGTTGCAGCAAGACGAAGAAAAAGTGGAAAAAAGGTCGAGTAAACAAGAAGGTAATTGCTGATTGAAATAGCGAAAGGAGGCCGTTCAAAACAGTGGAAGTCGCAGAAGAattgtgcgcgtgtgcgtgtgtgttttctctttttcttgtctcGCTGTGTATTTTCACAAgcgttctcttttttttttcgtgtgaAGTCCATTTTCCCCCACAGAAAatcttgcctctctctttttctcttcttctggTGGTCTCGTTGTTCTCTCTGTCTTCGTAGAAACGTCTTCCCactagtgtgtgtgtgtgtgtgtattttCGTTTTGTCTCTCTGTCGATTCctgttcttttctttcccatCATCTTCAGAGACTAATAGAAAAGAAAAACCAAAGCACTGGATAACAGAGAACGACTGTGttagtgtgtgtgcgtgtgtgtgtgttagtgtgtgcgtgtgtgtgtgtgtgtgtgctttttGATTGATTCACTGTGTTCCTTTTATTTTCCCtttgccgccttctctccttctttctccttctctctctccttctctctctgtgcatctTCTTTCGCAGCGTTATTTTTCACCGTCGCCCTCTGCCCATCTCGgtgtggggtgtgtgtctccgcGTCTGTGCCGCTTTCCATatcccgtctctctctctctttctctcttttttttttttcctgatTTCACTGCCCATTCACGtacagaaaagggggaaaaaaaaagaagacggagaagagaacaaaGGCTCCAGCGCTCTTACCTCTATTCTCTTCTCGTTCTACTTTGCTGCTCATATTCATACACGTATTTCTAGGGAAGACGTGCACTGTTCTTTTTTCCCCCTagtccccctcctctccccctcctgcttCATTCGGTGCTTTCATTTTCGTCTTTTATTGTCGCTCtttgcgtgtctgcgtgccCGTGTGTATTTCTGTGTGTTTGCgttttgtgtgtttcttttttttcttcttttgcgccaccccaccccgTTTGTCTGctgtctttttctctgtctctttGGCGCTCGCTTGTCTCGTTGTACTGTGTGTGCAGGTGATCTGCCCTGAGATTGCTCCTTGCAGTCGCTTCTTGGCTTGTTAAtctctccattttttttttctatttctccttgttgttgtttttctctcgttcttAGTTGCTTTCGTGGTTGCATTCTAtcgcttttccttttcagTGTTATCTCTtggtgtttttctttcgtgCTTGCtgttgccccctccccctttcctcttcacctctccctctccctttgtgGAAGTGTGGGAAAAATAAGCAGGAGACAataaaagaggaagaaggctTGTACTTTTTTCCCTTGCCTCTTGCCTGGCCTGTGTGGATCTCTGACTCTCTGTCCTACTTTTTGTGCGATTCGCACATctatttttttgttttcttgcTTCACTgtagcttttttttttttcagccttagcgtgtgtgtacgtttCTAGCTGATGGTGTTGattcacctctctctcctttaccctttctccctccctctctttctctcgtaTTCCTTTTCTTGTGTTTCTCCTTCTCAAactctccctttcgcttACTTGTACGAGTGTGGTGTGCTCTTCTTGCGTGCgtgattgtgtgtgtgtgtgtgtctttttcttttatTTCGGTGGTCACCTACGGCGTCCTATCGCCCTCACAGGCGCTTCTACTGTAGGACACGGACAACCAAACACATTCACAGTATTACGAGTGCCCCGCGTCGTCGTTGTCCTCATCGTTGTCGTTTTgcgtgtttctttttttctcttcagtTTCTTtacttcttttctctttccctctcttctgcttccggtagaaacacacaaaaggAAGCGGAGcaagaaacagagaaaagaacgTACATTCGTCTGCACCTCTCGCGCTCTTCTTTCTTCTCggttcgttttttttttttggtcaTTCGTCCGCTTTGTTATCCACTCTGCCCTGTGCACGACACAGAAATTCATTTTTGcgtcccacacacacactctctcttttggtTCTCGCGCTACCACCcccgctcttctccttccatCTTTTTCCCGCATTCTTCTCTGTCATTTTGTGCGTCTTGAGTAGAGTTTGTTGTTCTGtctgagtgtgtgtgtgttttttttttcgtttatTCATTGGCCGAtcccttcttcttttcctccagCAAGCGAGGGAATATCACTGCGTCACAAACATACGGACAAAGAGGCGCACCCTATACAAGAAGAATGGAGCATGCTGCCGCCCAGACTCAGAGCCTCTACTCCAGTGCCAATCCCCACAGCACCAACATCAGTACCTACGGTAACACCGTTTCCCCCTACCTCTCCAACAACAGTCCGAACGCCGTAATGTACGCCggtggaagcagcagcaacggtggTTTGCCGTCGCCTACCTCTGTCGCCACGGTGTACACCCCCACCACGCACGCCTCGGCAAACCAGGTGATCCGCCAGCAGGCGCAGAGAACTGCGCAGCAGAATATGAATCAGTCACAGACGAGCACCACCTTCAGCGCctacggcggtgctgcgggcaGCGGCTCTGGCAGTGGCTTTTTCTACTCTACTCCGCCGACGCAGGCAGCGGGGGCGCAGCCCATATACTCTGCCAATGCATCTGCCGCTGCAATGTTCCCGATCCGTGGTGGATCCACCTCCATGTCTCCAGCGCAGATGGCCCCAACCCAGATGCTGACACCCCAGACCAACGTGGCCGCTGCcggggcggcggtgtggaCCAGTGCTGCGGCCAACATCAACGTTGGCAGCAAGCTCTTCGTTGGTCAGGTCCCTGCAGTGTGTACTGAGGACCAGCTACGCCCTCTCTTTGCGCAGTTTGGCAGCCTGCTAGAGATCAAGATCATGCGGGAGCCGAACGGCCGCAGCAAGGGAAGCGCGTGGGTGCGCTACGAATCGGAGGAGTCTGCGCAGCGTGCTATCAGCTCCCTCAACGAGAAGCACGTTGTGCCGCCACAGACGAACCCGCTACGTGTGCAGTTCGCCGCGCCCAGCACCAACCGCATGTCGCAGGTTTCCCAGCCCCAGCCCCTCTCGGCCCTTAGTACCATAATGCCGCCCTCTGCAGTcatgcagccgcagccgcagccgaactacgccaccgcagcgacCTATGCCACCCCGCAGGGTTACGCGGGTGCTACCACGGCGTACATGCAGGGGCAGTACGCGACCTCGTCCAACTTGATGACCTTGCGCACCCCtccccagcagcaggcagcggtgccgccccCTGCTGGCAAGATCGAATATCTGCAGAGCAACCAGCCTGGCGGACTTATCTACTCCACTACTTCCCCAACTGCTGTTGatgcgatgcagcagcagcaggcaccacagcagcagcagcaacaggcaccacagcagcagcaggtggtgTACACGACCGGCAGCCAGATGCGTAGTGTAATGTACACCCCGGATCCGTTTGGCATGACGAGTCAGATgactgctgcgccacctcagcagcatAACCAGTGGTGCAGCTAAAGCGAGCCAACCATCTCTgagcctctctttttttcccttttcttgcTTGTC is from Leishmania braziliensis MHOM/BR/75/M2904 complete genome, chromosome 18 and encodes:
- a CDS encoding putative RNA binding protein; the encoded protein is MEHAAAQTQSLYSSANPHSTNISTYGNTVSPYLSNNSPNAVMYAGGSSSNGGLPSPTSVATVYTPTTHASANQVIRQQAQRTAQQNMNQSQTSTTFSAYGGAAGSGSGSGFFYSTPPTQAAGAQPIYSANASAAAMFPIRGGSTSMSPAQMAPTQMLTPQTNVAAAGAAVWTSAAANINVGSKLFVGQVPAVCTEDQLRPLFAQFGSLLEIKIMREPNGRSKGSAWVRYESEESAQRAISSLNEKHVVPPQTNPLRVQFAAPSTNRMSQVSQPQPLSALSTIMPPSAVMQPQPQPNYATAATYATPQGYAGATTAYMQGQYATSSNLMTLRTPPQQQAAVPPPAGKIEYLQSNQPGGLIYSTTSPTAVDAMQQQQAPQQQQQQAPQQQQVVYTTGSQMRSVMYTPDPFGMTSQMTAAPPQQHNQWCS